ACGACCTGGAGACGGCGGTCAAGGAGGCCGATCTGGTGATCGGCGCGGTGCTGGTGCCCGGCGCCAAGGCCCCCAAGCTGGTGTCCAATGCGCTTGTCGCACAAATGAAGCCGGGCTCGGTTCTGGTCGACATCGCGATCGACCAGGGTGGCTGCTTCGAGGACTCCCGCCCCACCACGCACGACGACCCGACCTTCACCGTGCATGACAGCGTGTTCTACTGCGTCGCCAACATGCCGGGCGCGGTGCCGCGGACGTCGACCTACGCGCTGACCAACGCCACCATGCCCTACGTGCTCAAGCTCGCCGACAAGGGCTGGCAGGCCGCGTGTGTGGCCGACCCGGCCCTGGCCAGGGGTCTGTCCACCCATGAGGGTGCGCTGCTGTCCGAGCAGGTGGCCGACGACCTGGACCTGCCGTTCACCGATCCGGCGAGCCTGCTGTAGCTCAGCTGAGCTCGTCACCATCCACGTAACACCACCTTCGGGCACGCACGACGAACCGCGACCGCTCGTGCAGCGCCCCGTCCTGACCGTCGATGCGGTGCCGGGCGACGAACTCCACCTCCCCCTGTTCGTCGCCCGGCTTTCCCTCGGCGGTGTCGAGGACCGACAGGCCCAACCACTGCAGCCCGTCCACGGGATGCGACTCAGGGGGCCGGGTCCGCGGATGCCACGTGCGCCACACATAGTCGAGATCGCCCACCGCATAGGCGCTGTAGCGGGCCCGCATCAACTGTTCGGCGGACTCGGCCTCGCGGTCGCCGAGATGCAGGGGCAGGCAGCAGCGTCCGAAGGCTTCTTCGGAACCGCAGGGACACGGGTCGATGGCTCGCACCGTGACAGTGTGCCCCGGCTCATCTGTCGGCTGGAGGATGCCCCAGGCAGATCAGTGCACCCAGCGGGTCTCGCAGCGCCGCCAGCGTGCCGTAGGGCGTCTCCTCGCCGGGCATCAGGATCTCCGCGCCCAACTCCCGGGCCTGCTGCACCGTCGCCGCCACATCGTCGACGGTGATGTAGACCTGCCAGAACGAGGGCACCTCGGCGGGATACAGCGTCGCGGCGTCCATGATCCCCGAGTACGACAGCTCACCCGCGAACACCTGCGCGTACCTGTCCGGGCCGACGGCATCCGGGTCCCCGCCCGTGCCGACCTCCTCAGTGCGCGCGCCGATCACGGCGGTGTAGAACGCACACGACTTCTCGTAGTCCTTGCTCTGGCACTCGAACCAGTACGGCGTGCCGTGCTCGCCCCATTCGGTGAAGCCGACGTGGGTGCCCGGCTGCCAGAACCCGATCACCGCACCGGCCGGATCCACCGCGACCATCATCGAACCCAGGTCGGCCACCGGCATCGGCGGCACCATGATGGAGCCGCCCGCGGCCTCGATGGCCTTCTGCGTGGCCTCGGAGTCCGCGGTGTGCAGGTACACCGACCAGATGTCGCTGGGGCCGGCCTCTTCTCCCATGGGCGGCACCAGGCCCGCCACGCGACGGCCGTTCTTGGTGAAGTTCTGGTAGCCGCCGAATTCAGGATGTGCGGGCTCTGCGAGTTCCCACCCGAAGATCGCGTGATAGAACTCGGCGGCCTTGGCGGGGTCGCTGCTCATGAGGTCGAACCAGATCGGGGCGCCCACGGGGGCGGAGTATTCGGTCATATCCCTACAGACACCCGCGGTGCCGAAAACTCATCGCGCGTCGGGCATCAATTCGGTCACCGCGAGTGCGGTCACCTCGGCGATGAGCGGTTGCAGCCATGGCGCGTCCGGATTCGTGGACCTCGACCGCGTCATGACCGACAACAGTAGGCGCCGGCCGTCGGGCGCGAACGCGATGCCGACGGCGTTGGTGCTGCCGTAGTCCCCCGCGCCGGTCTTGTCGGCGGAGGTCCATCCGGGTGGCAGACCCGCCCGCAGGCTCTTCTCCGAGGTGGTGTTGCCGCGCATCCAGGTCTCCAGTTGAGCCCGATGTGTCTCGTCGAGGACGTCGCCGGTCAACAGGGCCCGATAGCCGCCGCCCAGCGCCCGGGGTGAGCTGGTGTCACGGGGGTCGCCCGGCAGCGCCGAGTTCAGTTCGGTCTCCCAGCGGTCCAGCCGAGACCGATTGTCGCCGATCGACCGCGCGAACTCGGTGATGGCAGGCGGGCCGCCGATGGTCTGGAGCAGCAGGTTGGCCGCGGTGTTGTCGCTGCGCTGCAACGCGGCCACGCACAGCGCGGCCAGTGTCATCGACGAACCGGCGTTCGCCTCGGTGACCGGCGAATTCGCCACCAGTTCAGCCGGATCCACGAAGACCTGCTGGTCCAGCCGAAGCTCATTGCGCTGAGCACGCTGCAACACGCTGCCCGCGGCGTAAGTCTTGAAGGTCGAGCACATCGCGAACGGGTCGT
The DNA window shown above is from Mycolicibacterium confluentis and carries:
- a CDS encoding YchJ family protein, with the protein product MRAIDPCPCGSEEAFGRCCLPLHLGDREAESAEQLMRARYSAYAVGDLDYVWRTWHPRTRPPESHPVDGLQWLGLSVLDTAEGKPGDEQGEVEFVARHRIDGQDGALHERSRFVVRARRWCYVDGDELS
- the bla gene encoding class A beta-lactamase, translated to MVAWSRREVLFAGLGVAALAAGTRQVMPVAYAAPPAPADAALAALEQRYDALVGLFALDLDSGRSLARRDDDPFAMCSTFKTYAAGSVLQRAQRNELRLDQQVFVDPAELVANSPVTEANAGSSMTLAALCVAALQRSDNTAANLLLQTIGGPPAITEFARSIGDNRSRLDRWETELNSALPGDPRDTSSPRALGGGYRALLTGDVLDETHRAQLETWMRGNTTSEKSLRAGLPPGWTSADKTGAGDYGSTNAVGIAFAPDGRRLLLSVMTRSRSTNPDAPWLQPLIAEVTALAVTELMPDAR
- a CDS encoding VOC family protein — protein: MTEYSAPVGAPIWFDLMSSDPAKAAEFYHAIFGWELAEPAHPEFGGYQNFTKNGRRVAGLVPPMGEEAGPSDIWSVYLHTADSEATQKAIEAAGGSIMVPPMPVADLGSMMVAVDPAGAVIGFWQPGTHVGFTEWGEHGTPYWFECQSKDYEKSCAFYTAVIGARTEEVGTGGDPDAVGPDRYAQVFAGELSYSGIMDAATLYPAEVPSFWQVYITVDDVAATVQQARELGAEILMPGEETPYGTLAALRDPLGALICLGHPPADR